The Hordeum vulgare subsp. vulgare chromosome 4H, MorexV3_pseudomolecules_assembly, whole genome shotgun sequence genomic interval TTCCTGAAGAAAGGGCCGCATAACTCTGATGTATTACCTCTCTAGGCTTAACTATTATTTCTCCTACTGCTTCAGCATTTATTAGATTGCTTAaagagtactccctccgttcctaaatataagtcttattagagattccactagagactacatacggagcaaaatgagtcaatctacactctaaagtataaccatatacatccgtatgtagttcgtagtgaaacctctaaaaagacttgtatttaggaacggagggagtaacatagAAATGTAGTGTCATAGTTTGCCCTTTTGAATTGGAATGGAAATATGTCAAATACTTATGCTGGCTAGCTCAATTTTTTTGTAGAAACTCTTGAATGTTATCAGTGAGCTAGAGTCTCTGAAGCCGATTGTGAAACAGCAAATTGCTGAGCTTAATAGACGGGCTGCAGAAGAACGTAATGGTCCACATGAAACCTATGCTGGAAATGGTGCAAGCAGTAGGACAGATCAGCTTGCTGCAAGTCCATATATGATGCAGGTATACCCTTTATTTCCCATCTTGAAGTTTTTATGCCACCCTTTTGAACAAAGGGTTATATAATGCATATTTCTTGGCATCTTTCTTATACTATTACCTCTGTTCGGAAACAACTGATGTGGTTTTAGTtcaaaatttgaactaaaaccacgtCAGTTATTTCTGAACGGAGGGaatattgttttatttcttttccatGGGATTTACTTTTTCCTCATGCAGCCAGCGTTTGGAAGCTCAACAGGACCATTGCAGAAATCGTCCTCTAGGTGGAACCATCAAGAAGCATCACAACAGGGTGTTGAACCTGATAGGCATCTAGTCAAATCGTATGTGTATCATTCGATCCTATTAATATCCATGTtatatcaagaccaatcttatttCGGAATTGGCCACATGGTGTCAAATCCTGTCGGTGATTCGGAATTGGTCTTGGCATTTCTTAGAAATAAGATTTTGTTTGACTGCATTTTGGTTAACATGTATCCTCCTTTTCTGACTGTTCTCTATAACGaaatgaaaaatcaacgcaaTTGAATTTACACGGCTACTGAAAATCATGTCCTAATTTCTATTCATCTGTAACTCATCTAATCTCTTTGGTTATTTGATCCAACTTGCTACAATAGATGAACCTCTACTTCTTTTTACTGCTATAAGCACATGAACTGTCATATATAGCAGTTTACATACTGTATAGTCGTTGGCTAATGCTTTCTTGTAATAATTAGGGAGAAAATAATTTGCATCTACTGTGTAAATTATGCAGATATGCCAGTTTGCCATATCCAAAAGATGAAACACTATCCAGACATTCAATACTTGGTCCGAATGGGCTTCATGGCCAATGGACAAGGCCTGTTACTGGTGTCAAGGTATAATTATTATGTTCTCAATTTGCTTCATCTGTTCTCTTTAACGACATGAAGCTATTGGTTTATGAGTTTTATAACTGCTTGTTGCAGATCCAGTATCCAAGTTACCCTGAACTGACCCAAAGCAATATCCCTAGGTGAGAACTCAGAAAGGTTTTAGCGTATTCTCCATTTCTTTGTAAGATGCCAGTCCATACAGCTAATGTAGCTATAGCTATTTCTGATTACTTGCCCCTTTTGCTTCTGCAGTTTAGTTCCAGCAATCTTGAACCAAAATGACTCACATGGTCCTAATACAACATCGCTGGATGGATTGACAaataacaatggtgatatgcagtcTGTTCTCTCACTTGATGATGGTCAGTGGTCTCTACCAGTAAAAGAGACAGCCTCTGTGTCTCCTGCTAGTTTCGAGGAAGAATTCTCCCAGCTGAATATCAGACAGCCTAACCCCCCACCAGTCCTGGCACAAGTACATCCCGAGCGTAGACCGATTTCTCCATCAAGAGTAGCTGATCCAAGACCAGGAGCTGCTACCTGTGACACAGGACGTTTTCAAAATTTGCATGTGGTAAATACTAAATCCAAATTGCAGTTTCTTTACTTTGCCATGGTATTGTTCCAGACCCGTTGTATTCTTAAGCATGATTCTTCTATCCATATTTCATCTGTAGCAAATGTAGACTTGTACCTCTTGACCGTTATGTTGTTTTACCTTGACAGCCAGTGGCGTTAATGGAGTCTTTTCTGCGACTTGCTGAGGCAAATACTGCAAAAAATCTGGAAACATGTGGGATTCTTGCTGGTAACCTGGTATATACCTCCCCATAAAGAAAATACAAGGAATATTATTT includes:
- the LOC123447640 gene encoding AMSH-like ubiquitin thioesterase 3, producing the protein MAMASPRQAGRHINIEGMARPVAVDHRISLPYYFRIADNLLRQANIYREEKNLIDLYIILLRYSSLLSETIPKHRDYHAFKSREKEFLKKGPHNSDKLLNVISELESLKPIVKQQIAELNRRAAEERNGPHETYAGNGASSRTDQLAASPYMMQPAFGSSTGPLQKSSSRWNHQEASQQGVEPDRHLVKSYASLPYPKDETLSRHSILGPNGLHGQWTRPVTGVKIQYPSYPELTQSNIPSLVPAILNQNDSHGPNTTSLDGLTNNNGDMQSVLSLDDGQWSLPVKETASVSPASFEEEFSQLNIRQPNPPPVLAQVHPERRPISPSRVADPRPGAATCDTGRFQNLHVPVALMESFLRLAEANTAKNLETCGILAGNLKKRTFYVTTLIIPKQESTSDSCQATNEEEIFEVQDKGSLFTLGWIHTHPTQTCFLSSIDLHNHYSYQVMLPEAIAIVMAPTDTTRKHGIFHLTDPGGMGVIHDCQESGFHPHEEPLDGTSIYEHCSHVYMNPTVKFDMIDLRRV